Within Sorangiineae bacterium MSr11367, the genomic segment CTCGGGATGGCCTGCAGCGCTCCGTACGCGTCGATCAAGCCTTGAAAGCCCGCCTGACCGTACGAGTCGAACTGATCGAAACTAATGAGATGTTTGTAATCTTTGATGTTGTGGTGCCGGACGAAGTACTCGAGCGTCGCGCGCGCCTCTTGGGCGTAACTCGCGCGCACGTTGAAGATGAACTTCTTGCACGCGGGTCCGGCGGTCTCGTCGCGGAGTAACAACTTCGCACCGGTGAAGGCACCGAAGAAGAGCGTCTGCGTTTCGAGGGCAATGGGCGCGAACCTCGCCATCGTCGGCGTGCCGACATTGCCGATGATGGCGAGCACCGCGTTCGAACCTCGATCGAGCCGCGTGGTGGACACGGGGTTCGTCCCCTCCGGGTACAATGCGGCGGTCTGCGGGTTCTTCGTCGTCGACTGGCAACGCGGAGTCTCCGCGACCGTTTGTACGTCCAGCAGCTCCCGCGCCTTCTGTTCGGCGGTGGCGGGATCGTAGCCGTCGTCCTCGAACTTGAGGATCAACTTACGCCCGCGGACGGCGCCGTGGTCGTTCTGATAGTCGAATGCGAGCTTGATGCCGTCGCGCATGCCGATGCCGAGGTCCTGGGCCGGACCATTGCCGACGGCCGAGATGCCAATGGTCAGCGGGGCTTGCTCGGGCAGCACGCACGCCGACGATGCACCGGTCTTGTTTCCGTCTTGGCCTGCGGAGGCACAGACCATGTTCGACCCGCAGTCGCCGTCGACCTTGCACTCACGGGCCGAAAACTCCGTCGAGCATCCGCCCGTGACGCCAGCCATTGATGCGGCGATTGCCGCCGGTGCTCCCACCAGAAACACCTTGGAGAAAAATTTCATCCAACCTGCCCCCTGCTCAAGTTATCGCCGCAGTTTCTGCGTTTGGCGTGCCGCGATTGCGACCCGCTCGACTCGATTCTCATGCCTCGATGATCCCTGATCTCGCGAAACAATTCGATGGGTTAGCGCTAGCAATCGAACAATAAAATCGTGAGGCTTTGAAACGTACAAATCCGCTACGGATGAGGCTACGTCGATCTGCGACAAGGTCAAGAGGCGTCGCGTCAACGACGTTGGATCTTTCGCACTGGTGGGAGCGAAAGGTCCTCCATCCAAGTTTCAGCATCCTCCGTGGCGCGCGCTAGCCCTCTTGTTTGCTCTTATGGCCTTTCTTATTCGGATATGGCGTGGTCACCGGAGTGACCGGCGCACGATGAGACTCCGCAAATGCCGGGCAAATTCGGTATTGTCTTGGTATCCGCGAAAAATTCCGGCGCCAGGCCCAATGGCACCGACCACCACGGGTTCGGTCGTGTGACCCGACGTCCCCCAATAGAAACCCGTTTGGCGTGACACCATGCGTGCGAGTGCGCCAGCAATGGCATCGCGCCGATCGCGCGCATCACGCCGCGGTCCTTCACTCGCCTCACCCGCATCCCCCGCGCGCCCGGCCTCCAGGATCGTACGGCGCAATTCGGGGTCCAGGACAAAGCCTGGAAAGTGCATGGCCAACATGGAGTCCAGGGTTTCCGCGGCTGACGCGGCGGGCGCACTGGCAACCTTGTCCGCCGCGACCTCGAGCGACAGCGAGATGCGGTCGATGAGGCGAAGTTCCGTATCGCCCGGGACGATGCGCGCATTCGACCGGGCGGCGCGCGCGGTGGTGACACTCAGTCCCCCCGTCTCGTGGTCGCCGGTGACAATCACCAGGGTGTCGGGGTGTTGCCTTTGGAACTCGAGGGCGACGGCCACGGCGTCGTCGAAATCCCAGAGGGCGTGCATTAATCCGGCAATGTCGTTCGCATGGCCGGCATTGTCGGTGCCTTCGTTCTCCACGAAGAGTAAAAACCCGCGATCTCCCTGCGAAAGCACGCTCAACGCGGCACGTTCACGCTCGGCGACGGTGGGCCGGTCGACGAAAGACTCCGGCGACTCGGGAAAGAGGCCGAGCAGACGCGATGCCCCGAGATGGCGCAGGTCATCGGGCTGCTGCACCACGCGGTAGCCTTTGGCGGTGAAGGCGGCGATGACGTCTGCGCCGTCGTTCCGCTTTCCTTGGGGCGCTGGGAGGAAGTAATCGGCGCCGCCGCCCATGAGGACGTCCGGCTCGAAGGCGCGGTACTGGTCCACGATGGTTTGAAAGGCGCGCCGATCGTTGGCGTGCACGCTGAAGCCCGCGGGCGATGCATCGT encodes:
- a CDS encoding alkaline phosphatase, with translation MKRGFFVAVAIAVCTACAPTSKVSPAASVAAPSAFPKNVIVLFADGTASTQWEFGRYTSEHLRKRPFLVTDVVFRQGTLGLMSTCSATGMVTDSAAAATAMSTGEKTHNFMLSVTPDGKPLPTMMETAKAAGLRTGLVTTTAIYDASPAGFSVHANDRRAFQTIVDQYRAFEPDVLMGGGADYFLPAPQGKRNDGADVIAAFTAKGYRVVQQPDDLRHLGASRLLGLFPESPESFVDRPTVAERERAALSVLSQGDRGFLLFVENEGTDNAGHANDIAGLMHALWDFDDAVAVALEFQRQHPDTLVIVTGDHETGGLSVTTARAARSNARIVPGDTELRLIDRISLSLEVAADKVASAPAASAAETLDSMLAMHFPGFVLDPELRRTILEAGRAGDAGEASEGPRRDARDRRDAIAGALARMVSRQTGFYWGTSGHTTEPVVVGAIGPGAGIFRGYQDNTEFARHLRSLIVRRSLR
- a CDS encoding ABC transporter substrate-binding protein codes for the protein MKFFSKVFLVGAPAAIAASMAGVTGGCSTEFSARECKVDGDCGSNMVCASAGQDGNKTGASSACVLPEQAPLTIGISAVGNGPAQDLGIGMRDGIKLAFDYQNDHGAVRGRKLILKFEDDGYDPATAEQKARELLDVQTVAETPRCQSTTKNPQTAALYPEGTNPVSTTRLDRGSNAVLAIIGNVGTPTMARFAPIALETQTLFFGAFTGAKLLLRDETAGPACKKFIFNVRASYAQEARATLEYFVRHHNIKDYKHLISFDQFDSYGQAGFQGLIDAYGALQAIPSEGLTPLPNAEALFRSRYQRDSVNSAKDEATKVINYIKGVVDADSNDHTFGILMTDTYPVGEAFIKAIRDSVLGSAPYDKRAAIVFSNVSFVGPNSLAKRLSALGPKYTKNVLVSQVVPNYAEDQVSLVQTYNDLTKGDPTKRNFTSFEGYIAGRVFIAGLLQHKGAFTSESLINTFEGLSAGEEIGLGTSSGFSPSDHNYSKSVWGTLINDDGSFRNAYFWREGTAITIYI